In one window of Arachis ipaensis cultivar K30076 chromosome B06, Araip1.1, whole genome shotgun sequence DNA:
- the LOC107604847 gene encoding hemK methyltransferase family member 2 isoform X1, translating into MASYKENRTAQIRLVSSHDEVYEPCDDSFALVDALLADRSNLLEHCPTMCMEIGCGSGYVITSLALILGRERGGVNYIATDINPNAVKVTRETLDAHGVDAELILTDIASGLENRLAGLVDVMVVNPPYVPTPEDEVGAEGIISSWAGGENGRRVIDRVLPVADHLLSEKGWLYMVTLTANNPSEICLQMKKKGYASKIIIQRSTEEESLHIIKFWRDSDTTVDEEALKQLHYPSFKVSTRQASLIARRSPASFVRVNELDFKGIIA; encoded by the exons ATG GCTTCATACAAGGAGAATAGAACTGCCCAAATTCGGCTTGTGAGTTCACATGATGAGGTTTATGAACCATGTGATGATTCTTTTGCGCTGGTTGACGCTCTGCTTGCCGATCGCTCTAACTTGTTGGAACATTGTCCTACAATGTGTATGGAGATTGGCTGTGGCAGCGGATATGTCATTACTTCCCTTGCTCTTATTCTTGGACGTGAAAGAGGTGGCGTCAACTATATCGCAACTGACATAAACCCAAATGCAGTTAAGGTGACCCGTGAGACATTGGACGCACACGGGGTTGACGCAGAGTTGATATTAACAGATATTGCATCTGGGCTAGAGAACCGACTAGCTGGTTTGGTTGATGTCATGGTTGTAAACCCTCCTTACGTACCTACTCCCGAAGATGAAGTCGGCGCTGAAGGTATTATCTCTTCTTGGGCTGGAGGGGAAAATGGAAGGAGAGTAATTGATCGGGTTCTGCCTGTTGCAGACCATCTTTTGTCCGAAAAGGGATGGTTGTACATGGTCACCTTGACGGCAAACAATCCGTCTGAAATATGCCTGCAAATGAAGAAAAAAGGGTATGCTTCTAAGATTATCATTCAAAGATCGACAGAGGAAGAAAGTCTACATATAATCAAGTTCTGGCGCGATTCCGATACTACAGTAGATGAG GAAGCATTAAAACAACTTCACTATCCCAGCTTCAAGGTTTCTACAAGACAGGCATCCTTAATTGCTAGGAG GTCACCTGCCTCTTTTGTAAGAGTTAACGAGTTAGATTTCAAGGGAATTATTGCGTGA
- the LOC107604847 gene encoding hemK methyltransferase family member 2 isoform X3, which yields MASYKENRTAQIRLVSSHDEVYEPCDDSFALVDALLADRSNLLEHCPTMCMEIGCGSGYVITSLALILGRERGGVNYIATDINPNAVKVTRETLDAHGVDAELILTDIASGLENRLAGLVDVMVVNPPYVPTPEDEVGAEGIISSWAGGENGRRVIDRVLPVADHLLSEKGWLYMVTLTANNPSEICLQMKKKGYASKIIIQRSTEEESLHIIKFWRDSDTTVDEVTDQSLIGFLGSLLSQIPLFSLWRGSNSNDNC from the exons ATG GCTTCATACAAGGAGAATAGAACTGCCCAAATTCGGCTTGTGAGTTCACATGATGAGGTTTATGAACCATGTGATGATTCTTTTGCGCTGGTTGACGCTCTGCTTGCCGATCGCTCTAACTTGTTGGAACATTGTCCTACAATGTGTATGGAGATTGGCTGTGGCAGCGGATATGTCATTACTTCCCTTGCTCTTATTCTTGGACGTGAAAGAGGTGGCGTCAACTATATCGCAACTGACATAAACCCAAATGCAGTTAAGGTGACCCGTGAGACATTGGACGCACACGGGGTTGACGCAGAGTTGATATTAACAGATATTGCATCTGGGCTAGAGAACCGACTAGCTGGTTTGGTTGATGTCATGGTTGTAAACCCTCCTTACGTACCTACTCCCGAAGATGAAGTCGGCGCTGAAGGTATTATCTCTTCTTGGGCTGGAGGGGAAAATGGAAGGAGAGTAATTGATCGGGTTCTGCCTGTTGCAGACCATCTTTTGTCCGAAAAGGGATGGTTGTACATGGTCACCTTGACGGCAAACAATCCGTCTGAAATATGCCTGCAAATGAAGAAAAAAGGGTATGCTTCTAAGATTATCATTCAAAGATCGACAGAGGAAGAAAGTCTACATATAATCAAGTTCTGGCGCGATTCCGATACTACAGTAGATGAGGTAACAGACCAATCCCTTATCGGGTTTCTTGGCTCCTTGCTTTCACAAATTCCTCTATTTTCTCTCTGGAGAGGCAGCAATAGTAACGATAACTGCTGA
- the LOC107604847 gene encoding hemK methyltransferase family member 2 isoform X4: protein MASYKENRTAQIRLVSSHDEVYEPCDDSFALVDALLADRSNLLEHCPTMCMEIGCGSGYVITSLALILGRERGGVNYIATDINPNAVKVTRETLDAHGVDAELILTDIASGLENRLAGLVDVMVVNPPYVPTPEDEVGAEGIISSWAGGENGRRVIDRVLPVADHLLSEKGWLYMVTLTANNPSEICLQMKKKGYASKIIIQRSTEEESLHIIKFWRDSDTTVDETCDHPDPCAPQASTAEGDL from the exons ATG GCTTCATACAAGGAGAATAGAACTGCCCAAATTCGGCTTGTGAGTTCACATGATGAGGTTTATGAACCATGTGATGATTCTTTTGCGCTGGTTGACGCTCTGCTTGCCGATCGCTCTAACTTGTTGGAACATTGTCCTACAATGTGTATGGAGATTGGCTGTGGCAGCGGATATGTCATTACTTCCCTTGCTCTTATTCTTGGACGTGAAAGAGGTGGCGTCAACTATATCGCAACTGACATAAACCCAAATGCAGTTAAGGTGACCCGTGAGACATTGGACGCACACGGGGTTGACGCAGAGTTGATATTAACAGATATTGCATCTGGGCTAGAGAACCGACTAGCTGGTTTGGTTGATGTCATGGTTGTAAACCCTCCTTACGTACCTACTCCCGAAGATGAAGTCGGCGCTGAAGGTATTATCTCTTCTTGGGCTGGAGGGGAAAATGGAAGGAGAGTAATTGATCGGGTTCTGCCTGTTGCAGACCATCTTTTGTCCGAAAAGGGATGGTTGTACATGGTCACCTTGACGGCAAACAATCCGTCTGAAATATGCCTGCAAATGAAGAAAAAAGGGTATGCTTCTAAGATTATCATTCAAAGATCGACAGAGGAAGAAAGTCTACATATAATCAAGTTCTGGCGCGATTCCGATACTACAGTAGATGAG ACCTGCGATCACCCAGACCCGTGTGCGCCGCAAGCTTCAACCGCGGAAGGCGACCTGTGA
- the LOC107604847 gene encoding hemK methyltransferase family member 2 isoform X2 translates to MASYKENRTAQIRLVSSHDEVYEPCDDSFALVDALLADRSNLLEHCPTMCMEIGCGSGYVITSLALILGRERGGVNYIATDINPNAVKVTRETLDAHGVDAELILTDIASGLENRLAGLVDVMVVNPPYVPTPEDEVGAEGIISSWAGGENGRRVIDRVLPVADHLLSEKGWLYMVTLTANNPSEICLQMKKKGYASKIIIQRSTEEESLHIIKFWRDSDTTVDEEALKQLHYPSFKVSTRQASLIARRCWGYLIGWVHQYV, encoded by the exons ATG GCTTCATACAAGGAGAATAGAACTGCCCAAATTCGGCTTGTGAGTTCACATGATGAGGTTTATGAACCATGTGATGATTCTTTTGCGCTGGTTGACGCTCTGCTTGCCGATCGCTCTAACTTGTTGGAACATTGTCCTACAATGTGTATGGAGATTGGCTGTGGCAGCGGATATGTCATTACTTCCCTTGCTCTTATTCTTGGACGTGAAAGAGGTGGCGTCAACTATATCGCAACTGACATAAACCCAAATGCAGTTAAGGTGACCCGTGAGACATTGGACGCACACGGGGTTGACGCAGAGTTGATATTAACAGATATTGCATCTGGGCTAGAGAACCGACTAGCTGGTTTGGTTGATGTCATGGTTGTAAACCCTCCTTACGTACCTACTCCCGAAGATGAAGTCGGCGCTGAAGGTATTATCTCTTCTTGGGCTGGAGGGGAAAATGGAAGGAGAGTAATTGATCGGGTTCTGCCTGTTGCAGACCATCTTTTGTCCGAAAAGGGATGGTTGTACATGGTCACCTTGACGGCAAACAATCCGTCTGAAATATGCCTGCAAATGAAGAAAAAAGGGTATGCTTCTAAGATTATCATTCAAAGATCGACAGAGGAAGAAAGTCTACATATAATCAAGTTCTGGCGCGATTCCGATACTACAGTAGATGAG GAAGCATTAAAACAACTTCACTATCCCAGCTTCAAGGTTTCTACAAGACAGGCATCCTTAATTGCTAGGAG GTGCTGGGGATATTTAATTGGATGGGTACATCAGTATGTATAG